In Chelonoidis abingdonii isolate Lonesome George chromosome 22, CheloAbing_2.0, whole genome shotgun sequence, one genomic interval encodes:
- the MTFP1 gene encoding mitochondrial fission process protein 1 isoform X1: protein MGPPAETDLYRDTWVRYLGYANEVGESFRAIVPISLVWASYGVATTYVMADAIDKGKKAAVAQEHDVGKPTQVAVAVVDTFVWQALASVAIPGFTINRICAASLYFLGTVTHWPLPIRKWMTTAIGLSAIPVIIKPIDRSVDFLMDSSLRKLYGAEEKHRPS from the exons ATGGGGCCCCCCGCCGAGACCGACCTCTACCGCGACACGTGGGTGCGCTACCTGG GCTATGCTAATGAAGTTGGAGAGTCCTTCAGAGCCATTGTGCCTATCTCGCTGGTCTGGGCGAGCTACGGGGTGGCGACCACATACGTGATGGCTGACGCGATTGATAAGGGAAAGAAGGCAGCTGTT GCACAAGAACACGACGTGGGGAAGCCGACGCAGGTGGCCGTGGCTGTGGTGGATACATTTGTGTGGCAGGCGCTGGCCTCTGTGGCTATCCCCGGCTTCACCATTAACCGCATCTGTGCTGCCTCCCTCTACTTCCTGGGCACCGTGACACACTGGCCCCTCCCCATCCGGAAGTGGATGACCACAGCAATCGGCCTCTCAGCCATTCCTGTCATCATCAAGCCCATTGACAG GTCAGTGGATTTCCTGATGGATTCCAGCCTCCGCAAACTCTACGGTGCTGAAGAGAAACATCGTCCTTCTTGA
- the MTFP1 gene encoding mitochondrial fission process protein 1 isoform X2, with protein MGPPAETDLYRDTWVRYLGYANEVGESFRAIVPISLVWASYGVATTYVMADAIDKGKKAAVWYIPLGALPYPLPAVLPRSSSTGSLLSMLSVLHPSGTRTRRGEADAGGRGCGGYICVAGAGLCGYPRLHH; from the exons ATGGGGCCCCCCGCCGAGACCGACCTCTACCGCGACACGTGGGTGCGCTACCTGG GCTATGCTAATGAAGTTGGAGAGTCCTTCAGAGCCATTGTGCCTATCTCGCTGGTCTGGGCGAGCTACGGGGTGGCGACCACATACGTGATGGCTGACGCGATTGATAAGGGAAAGAAGGCAGCTGTT tgGTATATTCCTCTCGGTGCGCTCCCATACCCACTCCCTGCTGTTCTGCCCCGCTCCTCCAGTACAGGGTCCCTGCTCTCCATGCTCTCTGTGCTGCACCCATCAGGCACAAGAACACGACGTGGGGAAGCCGACGCAGGTGGCCGTGGCTGTGGTGGATACATTTGTGTGGCAGGCGCTGGCCTCTGTGGCTATCCCCGGCTTCACCATTAA